ACGAGCGCGTCGATGTCCGCGGGCACGGCGACCCGCACGGGCGTGGGCAGTTCGGTGGTCACCTGTCCACCCTAGTCGCGGCCCTGACCTGGCGGTTCCCCGACACGGATCCCCGGCATGCCCGGCCCCGACGCGGGGCGCGGCGGTCGGGCAGGCGGCGGACCGGAGCGTCCGGCCGGGCGGGACGGGGCCCGCCCGGCCGGACGGTCAGGGACGGCCCTTCGGGGCGTTCTCGGCGGTCCGCGCCGGGTCGGTCTCGGCGATGGGGGCGAGGATCTCGTCCATCGCCTTCAGCAGGCCCTCGTCCAGGGTCACCCCGGCCGCCTTGACGTTCTCCGCCACCTGCTCGGGCCGGGAGGCGCCGATGATCGCGGCGGAGACGTTCCGGTTCTGCAGCACCCAGGCGACGGCCAGCTGGGCCAGGCTCAGACCGGCCTGCTCGGCGAGCGGGCGGAGCAGCTGGACACTCTCCAGCACGTCCTGGCGCAGCCAGCGGGAGACGAAGTTCGCGCCGCCCTTGGTGTCGGTGGCCCGGGAGCCGGCCGGCGGCTCGCCGCCGGGCAGGTACTTGCCGGTCAGCACGCCCTGGGCGATCGGGGACCAGACGATCTGGCCGATCCCGAGCTCCTCGCAGGTCGGCACCACCTCGGCCTCGATCACCCGCCACAGCGCGCTGTACTGCGGCTGGCTGGAGACGAAGGGCACCCGCAGCTCGCGGGCCAGCGCGTGGCCGGCCCGGATCTGCTCGGCCGTCCACTCGGAGACGCCGATGTACAGGGCCTTGCCGGAGCGGACCACGTCGGCGAAGGCCTCCATGGTCTCCTCCAGCGGAGTGCTGGTGTCGAAGCGATGCGCCTGGTAGACGTCGACGTAGTCGGTCTGCAGGCGGCGCAGCGAGCCCTCGACGGACTCCATGATGTGCTTGCGGCCCAGGCCCCGGTCGTTGCGGCCCGGGCCGGTCGGCCAGTAGACCTTGGTGAGGATCTCCAGGCCTTCGCGGCGCTCGCCCTTCAGGGCCCGGCCGAGGACGGCCTCGGCGCGGGTCTCGGCGTACACGTCGGCGGTGTCGAACGTGGTGATCCCCGCGTCGAGGGCGGCCCGGATGCAGGCGGCGGCCGCGTCCTCCTCGACCTGGGAGCCGTGGGTGAGCCAGTTGCCGTAGGCGATCTCACTGATGATCAGACCGCTGCGGCCGAGGTGGCGGAACTCCATGAGGTACATCCCTTTCGCTACGGGTGTCGGGTCCGATCATGCCTGCCGGGCGCCGCCTGCGGGAGCCGCGAATCGCGCGCCGGACGCCGGGAGCGGCGCCGTCGGGCCGGGACCGGCCGGGTGGTGCCCTTGAACCGGACGCCGTGATGGTGGCACCGTCGGACGGGGCGACGCCCGCCCGACGGCCGAACCGGTCGTACCGCCATGGCCGGCGCCGCTTTGATCTACCGTGGATCCACCGCAAGTGACGCACCACCAGAAGCCGGCCCGCCCCTCTGCCCGCCCGCCCCTCTGCCCGCCCGCCCCTCTGCCTTAAGGACGACCGATCGTGCCCCTGCCCGCCGCCCCCGCCAGCCCCTGCCCGGTCCACGGTGTCCCCGACAACTGCGCCGACCTGATGCGGCAGCTCGCGAAGGCCCAGCAGGCGAGCCCGGCGCAGCCCCGTACGGTCGTGGTCCAGGAGTCCTCGGCGGTGCCCCTGGTGGACGCCCGGACGCTGCAGGCGCGGGCCGCCAACCGGGACTCGCTGCGCAACGCGCTCTGGCTGGTGATCGCCGTGATAGCCGTCATCGGCGGCCTCACGGTGGTGAAGCTGCTCGGCTGGGTGAACGGTTCGATCCCCTCGCCGCACCCGTCACCGGCGGCGACGGTGACCGTCACCGCAGCTCCGGAACCGAGCCGGTAGCCCGGGCGGCGCCCTGGGCGACGCCTTCGGCGCTCTCCTCCGGCACGTCCCGGGGGACGCCCGGCCGCCGCGCCGCCGGGGCCGCCCCGGGGCGTAGCACGGAGGCGGCGCAGGCCGCCGTCACGCAGAGGGCCACCGGCAGGAAGAACGCCAGGTTCAGCGGCATGACCCGGGTGAGCGGCCCGATCACGGCGGGCCCGGCGAGCATGCCGAGGTAGCCCAGGCCGGCCACCCGGGACACGTTGGCACCGGCGTGGTCGCGGTCGGCGTGCCCGGCCGCGCTGAAGAGCTGCGGGATGCCCCCGGACAGGCCGAGCCCGAACAGCGTCCAGCCGGCCAGCGCCAGCGGGACGGATCCGGCCAGGGCCGCCGTGGTCAGGCCGACGGCGGCCACCGCAGCTCCGTACCGTACGACGGCGACCGGGCCGAACCGACCGGCCACCCGGTCGCCGGCCAGGCGGCCGAGCGTCATGGCGGTGGAGAAGGCGCCGTAGGCGAACGCGGCGGTGGCGGCCGGCGCGCCGAGCACGTCCCGCAGGGCGAG
The sequence above is a segment of the Kitasatospora sp. NBC_00240 genome. Coding sequences within it:
- a CDS encoding aldo/keto reductase family protein, with the translated sequence MEFRHLGRSGLIISEIAYGNWLTHGSQVEEDAAAACIRAALDAGITTFDTADVYAETRAEAVLGRALKGERREGLEILTKVYWPTGPGRNDRGLGRKHIMESVEGSLRRLQTDYVDVYQAHRFDTSTPLEETMEAFADVVRSGKALYIGVSEWTAEQIRAGHALARELRVPFVSSQPQYSALWRVIEAEVVPTCEELGIGQIVWSPIAQGVLTGKYLPGGEPPAGSRATDTKGGANFVSRWLRQDVLESVQLLRPLAEQAGLSLAQLAVAWVLQNRNVSAAIIGASRPEQVAENVKAAGVTLDEGLLKAMDEILAPIAETDPARTAENAPKGRP